The proteins below are encoded in one region of Anoplopoma fimbria isolate UVic2021 breed Golden Eagle Sablefish chromosome 19, Afim_UVic_2022, whole genome shotgun sequence:
- the si:dkeyp-73b11.8 gene encoding BPTI/Kunitz domain-containing protein, whose translation MKHLLFLGIAFSAFYISHSNPPEFCALGSDEGEGSSFTFALFYDHVKDQCNPFIYKGQGGNANRFQNERECIRNCSVNADKIYPMDVSQACHFKKAMGECSAKLLRYYYDSVHHKCKKFLWSGCIGNGNRFTDQGICNTTCSGIHDVGDEEEEAEPDTPIAIICGVLLAAIIASIFITVIVLTIQSKKKNPKKKAQGKSEEPQSASPLQERGMEMA comes from the exons ATGAAGCACCTGTTGTTTTTGGGGATTGCATTTTCTGCATTCTACATCAGCCATTCAAATCCTCCAG AGTTCTGTGCATTGGGCTCTGATGAAGGTGAAGGTTCAAGCTTCacctttgctttgttttatgacCACGTCAAAGATCAGTGCAATCCTTTCATATACAAAGGCCAAGGAGGAAACGCCAACCGTTTTCAGAATGAAAGAGAGTGCATAAGAAACTGTTCCGTCAATGCAGATAAAATCTACCCCATGGATG TGTCCCAAGCTTGCCACTTTAAAAAGGCCATGGGTGAATGCAGTGCTAAGTTATTGAGATACTACTACGATTCTGTTCatcacaaatgcaaaaaattCCTCTGGTCTGGATGCATCGGAAACGGAAACAGGTTTACTGACCAAGGGATCTGCAACACCACCTGTTCTGGTATCCATG ATGTTGGTGACGAAGAGGAGGAAGCGGAGCCAGACACTCCTATTG CCATCATCTGTGGAGTTCTGCTTGCTGCCATTATTGCCAGCATCTTCATAACTGTGATTGTCTTGACCATTCAGTCAAA GAAAAAGAACCCCAAAAAGAAGGCACAGGGGAAAAGTGAAGAGCCCCAGTCTgcctcacctcttcaggaaagGGGGATGGAAATGGCATAA